TTGATTTTTTACGGTGAAGATTTTAACTTGAGCGAATGGAGCATTGCTCGAGAATCAAAATATATTTTGTTGAGAAGGTAGCATGTGTAGCAAGTCGAGATGAAGATATCTGATAAAAATCATTTTTCAACTTATAAACCTATCATAAATTTGCGATAAGAAATAAGAAATTGAAAAATGTCAGAATTTGAAGATGATTATTTAGACAATCACTATATACACCGCAGTAACTGGTTAAGAGCAGCCGTTCTTGGAGCAAATGATGGAATTTTATCAACTGCGAGTATTGCGATTGGAGTTGCTGCTGCGAGTGATGTAAGAGAACCTGTTATTTTAGCAACATTAGCTGGTCTAGTAGCCGGAGCTTTATCCATGGCAGCCGGAGAATATGTTTCTGTAAGCTCACAAACAGATGTTGAAAAAGCTGATATCGAACGTGAAAAGCAAGAACTAAAAGAAATGCCCGAAATCGAATTACAAAGATTAGCGGAAATTTATGAAAAAAGAGGTCTTCAAAAAGAAACTGCATTAACAGTAGCCAAAGAATTAACGGAACACGATGCTTTAGGTGCACATATTAGAGATGAATTAGGAATTAATGAAATTAGTCAAGCCAAACCTATGCAAGCTGCAGTGGCCTCTGGTGCTGCATTTACAATTGGAGGATTACTTCCTTTTTTAGTAACGCTTTTTCTTCCTTTAAAAACTATGGAATATTCTCTTTATGGTTTTGCACTATTTTTTCTTATCATTTTAGGAGCATTAGCAGCTAAAACGGGAGGTTCTAGTATTGGAAAAGCAATTCTCCGGATTACATTCTGGGGAACTATCGCAATGGGTCTGACAGCTGTAGTTGGTTATTTGTTCAATGTGAATCTCGGATAAAAAAGGACACACCACATAGACATCAATAATATCTTTTATACAATCCAACAGAATTAAGAAGATGTAAAACTCTATTATTACCCTTATTTTTTTTATATAAAACCAAAAAACGAGCATCATGGAAAACACAAAGTATTCTAAAACATATCGAATAATTCATTGGGCAATAGCCGTTTCATTTCTGCTATTGTTAATTACCATTTTTTTACGATTAACGTGGATGAACAAGAATAATATGGCAGTTATCATACAAGATTATTTAAGTGGCACCGATCAGGCCTTAACTCAAGATCAACTCATTGTTTTAGCAAAAAAGATTAGACAGCCCATGTGGGATTGGCATATTTACATTGGTTATGTATTGACCGGATTATTTAGCTTGCGATTTATACTTCCCCTTTTTGGACAAATGAAGTTTCAAAATCCCTTTACTAAAAATCAATCCATAAAGGATAAATTTCAAAAATGGACATATATCATTTTTTATATATGTGTTGTTATTTCGTTAGTTACAGGACTTATAATAGAATTTGGTCCAAAAGAATTTAAAAAACCAATGGAAGAAATCCACGTATTAGGTACTTATTACTTGATTGGGTTTATTGTAATCCATTTAGCGGGTGTATTAATAGCAGAATTTACAAATGAAAAAGGAATAATTTCAAGAATTGTGAGTGGCTCTAAATAGAAAACAAGTTTCATAAAATGATTGAGAATTTATGATTTTATATTAAATAGAAGTGAATGGAGTAACCCATTTTTATGCTTCCCTGTATAGAGCGGAGTCGAGAAATAAAATATATTTTGTTTGGAAGGTAGCATACGTACCAAGTGAAAATGGTATAGGAGGGAAGGGTGCAAGCTTTTGCTAGTTTACTTTAAGTTGTTACCGGTAGTATATTCAATATCAGTAATCTCCACATTCAACCAATTAAAATCTCCCTCCTTAAGTTTCCACGTAACTTGACATTTATTCGGAATTTTTATGCCATAAAATTCCTTGTGTTCTTTGGCGGTAACAACCCACTTTTCAAGTTGAGCATTTTCATCTCCACCATAATAACGATCAGCTTCAAAAGATATAAAATCACCATTGGAGTTGAATTTAAACAATCCAGACACACTTTGATTGTTAATTTTCAGTGTAGCTTTAGCGGTAGTTACATCTATATTTTCCCAAGTAATTGCATCCTCTAAACCCGCTGTAGGAAACCAACAAGTTTCCGCTAAATATCGAATCATCGCACCGGTATTTATTTTTATGTTGTCCGACTCATTGACGACGGCAATTAAACCAGACAACTTTATAAGCATTTCACCTTTACCATTGATTAATTTATCGCGTCCAACAAGATCTATTAAAGGCATCATTTTAATCTTCGCCGTCCAAATAAATGATGATGATTCTATATTAAAATATTGAGTTGCACTGAAGGGCTTCCATTTACCGTCTACTTCAGTCCGCATTTCACCAACTTGCTTTAATCGTACAGAAATAATTTTTTCTTTTCCAATAACGCCAGAAGTCTGCATCCATTTTTGAACAATCAACGGCAAGCTGTCGATGTCATTTTGCGAAATGCGTTCCTTATTAAATTGAAGATTATTAGTAATTGCATTTAATTCCTTATCAACCATTGTTTTAAATCTATAATTGCCATAGGCTGACAAAGTGATAAGAAGAATAATTACATTAGCAATTGTGCCAAATTTGGCATCTTTCCAAAACATAAGAATCAGCACTTGAGAAATAAGGACGCCAATTATGGCAAAGGCAATCCATAAATCTTGCTTAACTAAATAGAGAACAGCTGAAAGTATAAAAAGTAGGGCCGAAAAAAGCCAAAAAATTCCCATAGGCTTTGAAATGCTTTGGCTTAATTGATGAATCTCTGCCAACCTAAATGCTTTTACAAAACCCATTAAATGGATGAGTCCGTGAATTAAAATTAGAAATGCGAAAGCTAATCTCATAATACTTTAGAATATTTTGACAATACCTATGTTTTAGACAAATTTAATGTAGAATGAAATTTTAAAAAATGACAATTATCAATTATAGTTTATTTAAAACCAATAAATTAGGTCTAGGAATTGTAAATATGGTTGCAAAGAATTAATTGATATCTTAAAAAATAAGGTTACATTGTAGTTCTATTATGTTACATGGAGTTTCAGCCGCTTGGGATTGGTTAACGAGTTAGAATTAAATCGAAAAAACTTATTTTAATAATGAAATTAAGCGATAAAATATATTTTTTTTAACTAGTAAAAAATACAGTTATGGTAAGCAAGGAAAAAGAACACAAACATGAAGAATGGATTGTCAAAGAAATTAAAGGCTTTGGGATTTCTAATTTACTAACTTCATTAAAATTAATGGTTGCTATTGCTACGCTGGGTCTTATGGCTACTGTGGCTGAAGGGCAACCAAGTCCGGATATTGATTCACCATTAGAGCAGTCTGTGAATTTCGAGTCTGCATCTAGAAGCGAAAATCAGATTGAAAGTATTGATTCTACTAAGATTTTCAATGTAAGTAATCTTGAGAATTTCTTGCAAGATATATTTAAAATTCCTAGAAAAGAAGATCTCAGTATGTCATATACTGTTGATCCACTTACTGTTAGTGTGGCTGCAAAAGCTGGAAAATTTCCACTTTTTCCGCAAGAAGATGGTTCACTTGGCATCCCTGTGATGCCGCTTTCTGACATGAGTGATAATACACCGAAAGAGTTTTTTGATTATATGAAGTACTACTTTAATAGTGGTATTGTTAAAGGCGTTAATGGTGAGAGGTCTTATGATGGAAATGCACATACGCACATCGCGATAGCGGTTGATCCTAATGACCCTACATCTGTTGCTAAAATTAAGGAATTGAATATAGTTCTGACTGCTAAAATTAAGGGTGATCCTGCAAATGGTATCCCAGGTTGGGCTGAAAAATATGGACAAGTCATTGATGCAATTGTTCCTATATATATTGATAATAAAAAAAGTGTAGCACATACAGATCCATATTTCGCATATAATGGTGTTACTTTAAAAGATGGTGATATGATCGGGATTATAGGTGATCATGTTGCGTTATTAGATCATAAGCACCAAGGTCTCCAAAAAATAAAAGATCTAGTTCTCTTGATGGACGCTCTTATTAAGGAGGAAATATACTTTTTGACGAGAGAAGCTTATAAGCAAAAATATATAGTCGTTGAAGACTAAAGTTAAAGTGGAAGACGATGTCCGAGATTATACTCTTGATTATAGCTTCAGCCACTGGTTAAACCAACAATATAAAATGTGTTATAGTGTAACTTGAGCTAGGATAAAATGGAAGTCGAGATAACATAACACGGAAGGGTGTTTTATGTGAAATGAAAAGCCATAATTTAATTTTAATACTAATTTTCTATATTATTAAGAGCCTTCTCCTAATTTTAAAAAATAGAGACTTGATTGTATTTAGAAATAATTAAATTATTTCACAAATATCTCATTGGAGTGTAATAATTTTTCATTTACGCCACTAACTAATAAAAATAACACTATTGAGTAGCGATTTTTATAAAACATCCATTTTACCATTTGCGGCAATAATCATCAAATTATGTCGTGCGTATACCAACTCACAACAAGATTTTGAAGATTATTACCAAGAAGTATGTCTGCAAATTTGGAGAAGTAAGGAGAATTTTCGCGAGGAATCGCAATGGAGTACGTGGGTGTATCGAATTTCATTAAACGTTTGTTTGACCTTACTTAAGAAAAAGAATAATAATGTTCAACATTTTGTATCTGATTCTATAACTGCTGAAGAAACCGAAGACAACTACGCTTTTTCAAATGAATCTTTAAATTTATTATATGATGCCATTAGAAAGCTATCGGAAATAGATAGAGCCGTTATTATGCTTTATTTAGAAGAAAAATCACAAAAAGAAATTGCTGAAATTATAGGGACAAATCCTAATAATATTGGTGTACGTGTTAAAAGAATTAAAACTAGATTAAAAAAAATATTAGATGGAAAAATCAATTGAAAACATATGGAAAGAAGGTTTTCTTGAGAGCGACGCATTAGTAGCTCCAAAAATAAACAACCTATACAACCAAAAATCAATTCATATCATTGATAGATTTAAAAGAATGTTTAAAATAAATTTGATTGCAATTGTTGCGTTCTCATTTATCTTTTTAATCGTCTCTTTTTTTGTAGGCATACCAATAACAGGTGTTATATTTTTTGTTACCCTTTCTGTGCTTGTTTTTATTAATAAGAAGTTATTAAATGATTTAGAAAAAATAGATATAGGTATAACTAGTTATCAATACCTAAAGGCATTTAACCAATGGATACATAAACAAGTAGCTATCAATAAGAAAATGTCAAGATTTTTGTACCCAATTATATTTATCTCAATGCTATTAGGCTTTTGGTTTAAAGATGCCGAAGGTATGCCTATGGGTGAAAGACTTGTAGGTGAAATTCTGATTGGCTTTCCTGATATCTATTTAGTATTTGGAATTCCACTAATAGGAATCGTCATCGTATTATTAATTTTAGTTTTACTGGCATTTATGGGAGGTCGAATTTATAAATGGGATTTAAACATAGTTTATGGAAGAGTATTCAAAAAACTAGAAGAATTGATGACTGATATAGAAAGTCTAAGGAATTAAACACCTATTTAAAAGATTGATTATGTGTCTTTTATGAAATTCTCAAAAAAAAAAACAAATTTTACATGTAATAATTTTTAATATGGACCACTAACCAAGAAAACAATAAAAATTATGACACTAAAAAATACACTTAACTTTTTTGAAAGTTTAAAAAGAGAAACAACTAAAAAATCTGAAATTAAGATTTACGAGAAATTTATTGAGATTCTAAAAAAATTAGAAAACAGAGAATTCACCACTGATGAAATTCAATCTATAGAAGTAGAACTGGATAGTTTACAATTAAAATCATATCCAGAAAATCGAAAAAAATTCTTCAAAAACACACTAAATAAATTTGAGAATTATTTAAAAGATATATTTTCCTTGACTTCCAAAGGATATTACATGGAGCGAAGTATAGGTTATGGAGTTCTTTTTGGAGTTGTTGCTGGAGTTATTTTTGGTGAGCGTTTTGAAAGGTCTTTAGGGCTTTCCTTTGGGATATGTTTCGGTATGTTCCTTGGAGCATTTATAGGTAGTCGTTTGGATGCTCAAGCTAAAGCAGCCGGTAACATGCTATAATTAATAACCTTAATAAAAAACGCTTACCAAACATTTCAATATTATTATTTTAATAATTTAATAGCCGAATAATTTTCGGCAAGTAAAAAAACACCCCAAAATGAAAACAATAGTAGCATTTGTCATTGCATTTATAATATCAATAGTAAACGCATTTTCTCAAGATATATCAGGAGATTGGAGTGGAGAAACAAAAAGAGGAGATAAATTAATCACCTTTATTTTTAAAATTAAACAAGAAAACGCTGAGTATTCAACTACTATCGATGTTCCAACGTTCAGAATTTCTGGTATAAAGCCTTCAATAACAACTTTTACAAACGGAAAGTTAATAATTGATGGCTCTAATGTTGGTATGAACTATATAGGAGTTTTTAATACTAAAGCACAACAATTTGAAGGTACTTATAAAGAAGGAGGTATAGAAATGGTATTAAATTTAAAAAAAGGTGCTGTAAAAATAGTAGATTCAAAAAGGCCCCAAGAACCCGTGAAGCCTTATCCATATTACGAAGAAGAGGTTATTTTTAAAAATACAGAAGCAAATATAGCGTTGGCAGGCACTTTAACGTTACCCAATAAAAATGGAAAATTTCCAGTTGTAATTTTAATTAGTGGAAGTGGTCCTCAAGATAGAGATGAAAGTTTTATGGGGCATAAACCTTTTTTAGTATTGTCAGATTATTTAACAAGAAAAGGCATTGGCGTATTGCGTTTTGATGATCGTGGTCATGGGGAATCTACAGGTGATTTTGGTACTGCAACAACAGAAGATTTTTCTAAAGATGTATTGAGTGCAATTGCATATTTAAAAACAAGAAACGATATAGACATAAAAAATATTGGTTTGATTGGTCATAGTGAAGGCGGTATTATTGCTCCTTTAGCGGCAAATAACTCAAATGACATCGCTTTTATAGTATTATTAGCTTCAACAGGTATATCTGGTACAGAATTGTCAGTAATGCAATCTAAAACATTAAGACAATTTCCTGTTAAAGATGAAGTCGGCTATGAAAAAAATACAAGAAAAGCGATTGCAATTGTAACCTCAAATAAGAGTGAAGCAGAAATTAAAAATGAATTAACGAAGCATTATAATGATTTTTTAAGACCAATTTTAACTTCTTTAAATGTGCCAGAAAAGAATATCAATGCATTTATAAACAGTCAGTTAAAAACAAGTTTAAAGCCTTGGTCACGGTACTTTTTACAATATAACCCTGCTGATGAAATTGAAAAATTACAAATCCCAGTATTGTCATTAAATGGAAGTAAAGATTCGCAAGTAAATGCAACAATAAATCAAGAAGGCATACGAAAAGCATTAATCAAAGGCGGGAATAAAAATTATAAAATATTAGAATTAGAAAATTTAAACCACTTTTTTCAAGAGTGCAAAACAGGAAAAATGGATGAGTATAGAAAAATAGAGCAAACATTTTCTCCAATTGCCTTACAAGAAATTTCCAATTGGATTTTTAAAAGAATTTAAATAAATCCTCACGAATTTTCTATTCAGTTAAAATAAATAGAATAACTTCAATTAGTGTAACAGTTGTATTAATACATCGTCATAAAGATATATAATTCAATTAAAAAAAATCAAAATGAAAGTTTTAGTAGTAGGAGCAAGTGGAGCTACAGGAAGTAAATTAGTTGAACAGCTTATAATTGAAAAACATAAAGTAAAAGTAATTGTAAGATCACCTGAAAAGTTGCCAGAATCATGGAGAATCAATGATGATTTGCAAATTATCTCAGCAAGTATATTAGAATTAAGTGATAACGAGATGAGTGAAATTGTAAGCGATTGTAATGCGGTTGCTTCTTGTCTTGGTCATAATTTAACTTGGAAAGGCGTTTATGGAAAACCTAGAAAATTGGTAACAGATACTACGCGAAGATTATGCAATGCTATAAAATCAAATAATCTGCAAAGCCCAACAAAGTTTGTTTTAATGAACACTACAGGAAATCGCAATCGCGATTTAAACGAATCCATTTCGCTTGCTCAAAAATGTGTTATTGGCCTTCTTCGCTTACTATTACCACCTCATGTAGATAATGAGAAAGCTGCAGATTATTTACGAACTCAAGTAGGTCAAAATGATAATTTTATAGAATGGATTGCAGTTAGACCAGATGGCTTAATTAACGAAGAAAAAGTTACCGATTATGAGATATATCCTTCACCAACACGAAGTGCTATATTTAATGCTGGCAAAGTGAGTCGTATAAATGTTGGTCATTTTATCGCTAGTTTAATTATTGATGACAACTTATGGACTAAATGGAAAGGGCAGATGCCAGTAATCTATAGTAAACCACATCAAGATTAATTTTATTAGCTAAAATGGAATCACTATATAAATCTGCAACAGGAAAAGCAGAAATTTTAAACCTTTACAATCAAAAGTTAAAGGATTTAAATATCAATTATCAGTATCAAGACGTCGAAACGACTTTTGGTAAAACTAATTTGATTATTACTGGTGATGTGTCAAAACCACCAGTACTAATTGTTCATGGTTCAAATGGATGTGCACCAATAGCTTTAGAAACGTATTCAGGATTAGAATCCCATTTTCAAGTTTTTGCAGTTGATGTATTGGCCCAACCCAATAAAAGTGCAGAAACAAAATTATCAATGAAAAATGATGATTACGGTAAGTGGTTACATGAAGTCATTGATGTTTTAGAGTTAAAAAATGTGACTCTTGCCGGATTTTCTTTTGGGGGTTTAGTCATTTTAAAAGCTCTAGAATTTAAAGATTCCAACATAAAAGAAGTGTTTTTAACAGCACCTGCATATCTTGTAAATGGAAATCCTTTAAAAGCATTATTTAAAGTTTTCATACCAATGAAACGCTTTATAAAAACTAAAAAGATAAAATATGTTGAGCGTTTTTTAAATGAGCTGTTTACAGAAAAAGACGCCTTTGCCACACAATTTCTCTCTAAAGTATTCTTAAATTTTAAAATGGATTTCACACCTGTTCCAGTTATACATAGGAGGGAAGCTAATTTACTAAAAACACCAATAACATTAATAGCAGCACAGAACGATATTATGTTTCCTGGTGTAAAAATGCTTAAACGTGCTAATAAAATATTTCCTTCATTAAGGAAAACACTATTATTAGAACAGTCAAAACATGTTCAAAATAGTGCAGATAATAAGCGAATTGTAAATCTTATGTATGGAGCTATTGAATAAAATAATTGGCTGAAGCAGTTGGAAAGAAAAGACAAATTAAAAAACTAAAGTTAGCAAGTGTATAGATTTTTTGTTTACTCACGAGTTTATTGATTCAAAGAATTATAACGGTGTTCGTGAATCTCCTAAAAAGTCGATTTTAAAAAATTATACTCTTGAGACAACCTTACCAGAAGCTCGTGAAAACTTTTTTAACTGAATTATTTTGAAATACGCGAATTTTAAAACTACTTAAAAGGTTAGCTTTTTTTTTGTCGGTTGCAAGCGATGGCAAATTGAGTTTTAAAAATAATTGCATCAGCAATTATATTTTAAATAAACAATCTAGCGTTTGTAAGCGGCAATTTTACATAATGGACAAATGCCATTTTTTTAATGGCATTCACGAACTCTAAAAAATAAATATAAAAGTCGTGAGTAAATTATGGGACATTTGTGTAACGGAATGCTAATCGCTGAGAATTGCTTATTTAAAAAATCTTTAACGATTTGTACAGAATATTAAAAATATACGAAAGCAAGAACACGAATATTTAATGACCCCAGAAGAAAGATTAATTATGAAAACAGAACTTCCTGGGATATTTTACATAATATAATTATAGGATCTAATGAAATTCAGAATTAAATGAGACGTATTAACTTTTAACATAATTATGGTCGATATAAAACACTGACGTGTTGTTATATCTATAATTATGTCAAATAGCCTGAAATACGGCTATACAGTAAATACTAAAGATTTGTCCTATAATTTATATTATGTTAAATAGGATTTTATTGCAGCCATAAACAAGCATTAAACCTGCTCCTTTCTTAATAACAAAGTAGTCATACTTCTTTGATTATGAACAATAGTTGTTTTTACATTTTCTAAAAAAGTGAGCTCTATTCTATTTTGAAGATCCCGCAATAGTTTATCGTCTAATAAAAATCGTGTAGAACCATCTGGTAATGCATAAACACCATCAGTGATCAATTTGACTTGATTTTCAATTCCAAAATTGGATGCCATTCTTATGAGTAAACTTCCTTGAGGTTTTAATACCTTCACTAATTCATCAAACATTTTCCAAAACTGGCTTAAATTTTCTGCAAAATGTAATACCGCATTACAGATAATATGATCAAAGTTATTGCTTTCATAAGGTAATTCCTCAACTAAAGCGAATTTAAAATGTTCTTGTTGCCTAACATATTTCTCCTTACAATATGCAATACTTTCTATTTGATTATCGACACCGTGAATCTCAAAATTATTGTTGTAAAACCATGTTAAATTTCGACCTGTTCCACAACCAGCGTCTAAAATCGTATCTCTTGGTTGATAGTTGTCTTTTACTATTTGGTCTAAAATATAAATATCAATTCCCTCAATGTTTTCTTTTAATAATTGAATGTTCATAAACTTAATTTAATCCACTGCAAATTACAATTTCTTATTCAAAATTGTAACGTTATATTCATGATTGTGACCCGAAACCTCCCCGTCTGTTCGAGTGACCTTGAGGAACGAGAGATAGTATCGAGAACCCTTTTAAGTCACGAAATAAACGCTTCTCGATACTCCCGACACTTCGGGATTTAATTTACTATCGCAAATTTAAAACACTCGAAGTGACGTACAATTTATCATTATAACTAGAATTTAATCATATCCGTCCGTTCGAGTGATCTTGAGGAACGAAAGATAGTATCGAGAACCCTTTTAAGCCACGTAATAAACGATTCTCGTTAATCCCCACACTTTGGGAGTATCGATAACTCTTCGGGTTCTAACAGTTCTCAACAAACTTAGATTTACCATTTAACAACCTAAATCAATAGCATTAGCTATACTTACACAAAACACTGCTACGAACTTTAGAATTAAAACAGAATTAATGTCGTATTTTACTATAAATTAAAAATAGCAACCATGATTTTAAAGAAATTAAGTGTAATAGCACTCTCTATTTTTGTTTTTGGAGTATTTCAAAACTGTACCAAAAGTGACGAGAATAATAATACTGCAAAAGTGCAACTAAAACTAGTAGATGCTCCGGGAGACTACTTAGAAGTTAATGTTGAAATTGTTGATATTCAGTATAATAGTTCTGAAGATGAAGAAGGTTGGGTAAGTTTTACTCCAGAAAACGGCTATCCTATTCAAGTAGATTTAACCCAACTTATTGCAGGCAATAGCCTTTTATTAACAGATCAAGTCATTTCTTCTGGAATGCTAAAGCAAATAAGATTGATATTAAGTGATAACAATACCATCACCTATCTTGATGATGATAATGAACCTGTAACAACGCATTTAGATACACCAAGTGCTCAGCAGTCCGGTTTAAAATTAAAAATTAATACCGAATTAGAACCCGGTTTTTCGTATACCTTTATTCTAGATTGGGATGTGCAGAAATCAATAGTTAAAGCAGGGAATTCG
The nucleotide sequence above comes from Aureibaculum algae. Encoded proteins:
- a CDS encoding VIT1/CCC1 transporter family protein, yielding MSEFEDDYLDNHYIHRSNWLRAAVLGANDGILSTASIAIGVAAASDVREPVILATLAGLVAGALSMAAGEYVSVSSQTDVEKADIEREKQELKEMPEIELQRLAEIYEKRGLQKETALTVAKELTEHDALGAHIRDELGINEISQAKPMQAAVASGAAFTIGGLLPFLVTLFLPLKTMEYSLYGFALFFLIILGALAAKTGGSSIGKAILRITFWGTIAMGLTAVVGYLFNVNLG
- a CDS encoding cytochrome b/b6 domain-containing protein; the encoded protein is MENTKYSKTYRIIHWAIAVSFLLLLITIFLRLTWMNKNNMAVIIQDYLSGTDQALTQDQLIVLAKKIRQPMWDWHIYIGYVLTGLFSLRFILPLFGQMKFQNPFTKNQSIKDKFQKWTYIIFYICVVISLVTGLIIEFGPKEFKKPMEEIHVLGTYYLIGFIVIHLAGVLIAEFTNEKGIISRIVSGSK
- a CDS encoding DUF6920 family protein, which codes for MRLAFAFLILIHGLIHLMGFVKAFRLAEIHQLSQSISKPMGIFWLFSALLFILSAVLYLVKQDLWIAFAIIGVLISQVLILMFWKDAKFGTIANVIILLITLSAYGNYRFKTMVDKELNAITNNLQFNKERISQNDIDSLPLIVQKWMQTSGVIGKEKIISVRLKQVGEMRTEVDGKWKPFSATQYFNIESSSFIWTAKIKMMPLIDLVGRDKLINGKGEMLIKLSGLIAVVNESDNIKINTGAMIRYLAETCWFPTAGLEDAITWENIDVTTAKATLKINNQSVSGLFKFNSNGDFISFEADRYYGGDENAQLEKWVVTAKEHKEFYGIKIPNKCQVTWKLKEGDFNWLNVEITDIEYTTGNNLK
- a CDS encoding RNA polymerase sigma factor, giving the protein MSSDFYKTSILPFAAIIIKLCRAYTNSQQDFEDYYQEVCLQIWRSKENFREESQWSTWVYRISLNVCLTLLKKKNNNVQHFVSDSITAEETEDNYAFSNESLNLLYDAIRKLSEIDRAVIMLYLEEKSQKEIAEIIGTNPNNIGVRVKRIKTRLKKILDGKIN
- a CDS encoding alpha/beta hydrolase family protein, with the translated sequence MKTIVAFVIAFIISIVNAFSQDISGDWSGETKRGDKLITFIFKIKQENAEYSTTIDVPTFRISGIKPSITTFTNGKLIIDGSNVGMNYIGVFNTKAQQFEGTYKEGGIEMVLNLKKGAVKIVDSKRPQEPVKPYPYYEEEVIFKNTEANIALAGTLTLPNKNGKFPVVILISGSGPQDRDESFMGHKPFLVLSDYLTRKGIGVLRFDDRGHGESTGDFGTATTEDFSKDVLSAIAYLKTRNDIDIKNIGLIGHSEGGIIAPLAANNSNDIAFIVLLASTGISGTELSVMQSKTLRQFPVKDEVGYEKNTRKAIAIVTSNKSEAEIKNELTKHYNDFLRPILTSLNVPEKNINAFINSQLKTSLKPWSRYFLQYNPADEIEKLQIPVLSLNGSKDSQVNATINQEGIRKALIKGGNKNYKILELENLNHFFQECKTGKMDEYRKIEQTFSPIALQEISNWIFKRI
- a CDS encoding NAD(P)-dependent oxidoreductase → MKVLVVGASGATGSKLVEQLIIEKHKVKVIVRSPEKLPESWRINDDLQIISASILELSDNEMSEIVSDCNAVASCLGHNLTWKGVYGKPRKLVTDTTRRLCNAIKSNNLQSPTKFVLMNTTGNRNRDLNESISLAQKCVIGLLRLLLPPHVDNEKAADYLRTQVGQNDNFIEWIAVRPDGLINEEKVTDYEIYPSPTRSAIFNAGKVSRINVGHFIASLIIDDNLWTKWKGQMPVIYSKPHQD
- a CDS encoding alpha/beta hydrolase codes for the protein MESLYKSATGKAEILNLYNQKLKDLNINYQYQDVETTFGKTNLIITGDVSKPPVLIVHGSNGCAPIALETYSGLESHFQVFAVDVLAQPNKSAETKLSMKNDDYGKWLHEVIDVLELKNVTLAGFSFGGLVILKALEFKDSNIKEVFLTAPAYLVNGNPLKALFKVFIPMKRFIKTKKIKYVERFLNELFTEKDAFATQFLSKVFLNFKMDFTPVPVIHRREANLLKTPITLIAAQNDIMFPGVKMLKRANKIFPSLRKTLLLEQSKHVQNSADNKRIVNLMYGAIE
- a CDS encoding class I SAM-dependent methyltransferase → MNIQLLKENIEGIDIYILDQIVKDNYQPRDTILDAGCGTGRNLTWFYNNNFEIHGVDNQIESIAYCKEKYVRQQEHFKFALVEELPYESNNFDHIICNAVLHFAENLSQFWKMFDELVKVLKPQGSLLIRMASNFGIENQVKLITDGVYALPDGSTRFLLDDKLLRDLQNRIELTFLENVKTTIVHNQRSMTTLLLRKEQV
- a CDS encoding DUF4382 domain-containing protein, whose translation is MILKKLSVIALSIFVFGVFQNCTKSDENNNTAKVQLKLVDAPGDYLEVNVEIVDIQYNSSEDEEGWVSFTPENGYPIQVDLTQLIAGNSLLLTDQVISSGMLKQIRLILSDNNTITYLDDDNEPVTTHLDTPSAQQSGLKLKINTELEPGFSYTFILDWDVQKSIVKAGNSGKFNLKPVIRVNTEVNSGSVMGIITGDVDGDEIDAVPLAGVNVGIYTLDNVYITGSLTNENGNFIIQGLDAGEYKISIEHYGFDPYNSSDTILVEVGTVLDLGTIELLETTS